A single genomic interval of Carassius gibelio isolate Cgi1373 ecotype wild population from Czech Republic chromosome A22, carGib1.2-hapl.c, whole genome shotgun sequence harbors:
- the LOC127943059 gene encoding intestinal-type alkaline phosphatase-like, whose translation MCLVYSRAPGILLLLARLLLSTRCSLETTAEWEREPAYWNDQARRTLEAALTLPLRAHRAKNLILFVGDGMGVSTVSAARILRGQMEGQSGEETVLAMDTFPYVSLSKTYSVDKQVADSASTATAYHCGVKANAKTVGLSAKAVAYECNTTFGNEVFSVLHRAKAQGKSVGIVTTTRVQHASPAAAYAHSVSRSWYSDADVPSAARRQGCTDIATQLVTNTDIDVILGGGRMYMTPKGTPDPEYPSSSSRKGDRKDKKNLIDVWLSARKGRNARYVWNKEQLSAVNVKTTDCLMGLFEPKDMRFEEFRNRTRDPSIVDMTEKAIQILSKNPKGFFLFVEGGRIDHGHHDGVAKLALTETIMFDRAIQRASELTSESDTLTVVTADHSHVFTFGGNTPRGNPIFGLAPKKAEDSLPFTSILYANGPGYNYVNGTRGNVSAVDHFSEEYMQQAAVPLESETHGGEDVAIYAKGPMAHLFHGVKEQNYVAHVMAYAACLEPYTNCPLRLHSSGGCKITLSGPPVLITGVFWLVMR comes from the exons ATGTGTTTGGTTTACAGCCGGGCCCCCGGCATCCTGCTCCTCTTGGCCCGCCTCCTCCTGAGCACCAGATGCAGTCTAGAGACCACGG CTGAATGGGAGAGAGAACCTGCGTACTGGAACGATCAGGCCAGGCGGACGCTGGAGGCTGCTCTCACACTGCCACTGCGAGCGCATCGTGCCAAAAACCTCATCCTCTTCGTCGGCGACG GGATGGGAGTGTCTACGGTTTCAGCCGCCCGTATACTACGAGGTCAGATGGAAGGACAGTCAGGGGAGGAGACGGTTTTGGCCATGGATACATTTCCATATGTCTCCCTGTCAAAG ACGTACAGTGTTGACAAGCAGGTGGCAGACAGTGCTAGCACAGCTACGGCGTACCACTGCGGTGTGAAGGCTAATGCCAAGACGGTGGGTTTGAGCGCTAAAGCAGTGGCCTATGAGTGCAACACCACATTTGGCAATGAGGTTTTCTCAGTGTTACATCGCGCCAAAGCACAAG GAAAGTCCGTTGGCATTGTGACCACCACCAGAGTCCAGCACGCATCGCCTGCTGCTGCGTACGCCCACTCGGTGAGCCGCAGCTGGTACAGCGATGCAGACGTGCCCTCCGCTGCCCGCCGGCAGGGATGCACCGATATCGCCACGCAGCTGGTGACCAACACTGACATCGAT GTAATTCTCGGCGGTGGCCGCATGTACATGACACCCAAGGGTACCCCTGATCCAGAATACCCCTCTTCATCCTCTCGCAAAGGGGATCGCAAAGACAAAAAGAACCTCATTGATGTCTGGCTAAGTGCTCGTAAG GGAAGGAATGCCCGATATGTCTGGAACAAAGAGCAGCTTAGTGCAGTGAATGTTAAAACGACAGACTGCCTGATGG GACTGTTTGAACCCAAAGACATGAGGTTTGAAGAGTTCAGGAATCGCACCCGTGACCCCTCTATTGTGGACATGACTGAGAAAGCCATTCAAATCCTCAGCAAGAATCCCAAAGGGTTTTTTCTCTTTGTGgaag GTGGTAGAATAGACCATGGTCACCATGATGGGGTTGCCAAGCTTGCTCTAACTGAAACCATCATGTTTGACCGGGCAATCCAGAGAGCGTCTGAGCTGACCAGTGAATCGGACACTCTCACTGTTGTCACTGCAGATCATTCCCATGTCTTCACTTTTGGTGGAAATACACCACGGGGGAACCCTATTTTTG GTCTGGCACCCAAGAAGGCTGAGGATAGTCTTCCATTCACTAGTATCTTGTATGCTAATGGCCCAGGATACAATTATGTGAACGGAACAAGAGGAAACGTTTCAGCAGTGGATCATT ttagtgaaGAGTACATGCAACAAGCGGCTGTTCCTTTAGAATCAGAGACACATGGAGGGGAAGATGTGGCAATCTACGCAAAAGGCCCAATGGCTCATCTCTTTCACGGAGTCAAAGAGCAGAATTATGTGGCCCATGTGATGGCTTATGCAGCATGTCTGGAGCCATACACTAACTGTCCACTGCGTCTTCATAGCTCAGGGGGCTGTAAAATCACTCTTTCAGGGCCTCCTGTCTTAATAACCGGCGTGTTTTGGCTTGTCATGAGATGA
- the LOC127943058 gene encoding alkaline phosphatase-like produces the protein MATKQTLLIIGIFILAGFDGCLSITPEKEQKADFWYVKGKDALRTSLSMKPNPHRAKNLILFLGDGMGISTVTAARILKGQMEGKTGEESILAMDTFPYLALSKTYNVDQQMPDSAATATAYLCGVKANYGTLGLSAAARRKDCSSVTGNEVKSILHQAKMAGKSVGVVSTARVQHASPAASYSHTPEREWYSDKELPSEAVAGGCKDIAYQLVYNTDINVILGGGRQYMFPKEVSDPEYPTFFGSRQDNKNLVDEWLKTRDNAKYVWNKKDFDAVQEHKTDYLMGLFEPKDTRYELERDPSMDPSLTEMVEKAIKILSRNPKGFYLFVEGGRIDHGHHAGQAKYALTEAVEFDRAIARAAELTSELDTLSVVTADHSHVFSFGGYSYRGNPVLGVSYSIGEDGKKFTTALYGNGPGYQIANGTRPDVNAETSGSDEYLQQAAVPLDSETHGSEDVAIFAKGPMAHLFHGVQEQSYIPHAMAYAACIEPYTDCLLEDYGVCTRFSLMVLMLSLLSSLTFLI, from the exons ATGGCCACAAAACAGACCCTTCTGATTATTGGAATatttattttagcaggatttgatgGATGTCTCTCCATTACCCCTG AAAAGGAGCAGAAGGCAGACTTTTGGTATGTTAAGGGTAAAGATGCTCTTCGTACATCCCTCTCCATGAAGCCCAACCCGCACCGTGCTAAAAATCTCATTCTCTTCCTCGGAGATG GCATGGGAATCAGCACTGTGACCGCAGCAAGAATTCTGAAAGGACAGATGGAAGGGAAGACCGGAGAGGAGAGCATCCTAGCCATGGACACGTTCCCTTATCTCGCTCTCTCCAAG ACCTACAATGTGGATCAGCAGATGCCTGACAGCGCAGCAACAGCCACTGCTTATCTGTGTGGTGTGAAGGCAAACTATGGCACTCTGGGCCTCAGTGCAGCTGCCCGCCGCAAAGACTGCAGCTCCGTTACAGGCAATGAGGTCAAATCAATTCTGCATCAGGCAAAGATGGCAG GGAAGTCTGTTGGCGTAGTGAGCACGGCACGTGTCCAGCATGCATCACCTGCCGCCAGTTACTCCCACACCCCTGAAAGAGAATGGTACAGCGATAAAGAGCTGCCCTCTGAAGCCGTCGCAGGCGGATGCAAGGACATTGCGTACCAACTCGTCTATAATACCGACATAAAC GTTATTTTAGGTGGTGGCAGGCAGTACATGTTTCCCAAGGAAGTGTCTGATCCTGAATATCCCACATTTTTCGGGAGCCGACAGGACAACAAAAACCTTGTTGACGAGTGGTTAAAAACCAGAGAT aatgcCAAATATGTgtggaataaaaaagattttGATGCTGTCCAAGAGCACAAAACTGATTACTTGATGG GGCTTTTTGAGCCAAAGGACACCAGGTATGAGCTGGAACGCGATCCTTCAATGGACCCATCGTTGACTGAGATGGTGGAAAAAGCCATCAAGATTCTTAGCAGAAACCCGAAAGGATTCTACCTCTTTGTTGAAG GTGGGCGAATAGATCATGGGCATCACGCAGGGCAGGCCAAGTACGCTTTGACGGAGGCTGTGGAGTTTGACAGGGCCATTGCGCGGGCGGCTGAGCTGACGAGTGAACTCGACACCTTGTCCGTGGTCACTGCTGACCATTCCCATGTGTTTTCATTCGGTGGCTACTCTTACAGGGGCAATCCTGTGCTAG GAGTTTCTTATTCAATAGGCGAGGATGGTAAGAAATTTACTACTGCACTTTACGGGAACGGTCCAGGATACCAGATTGCGAATGGAACTCGTCCTGACGTGAATGCGGAGACCTCAG GCAGTGATGAATATCTTCAGCAGGCTGCTGTACCTCTAGATTCAGAGACTCATGGTTCAGAGGATGTGGCTATTTTCGCCAAAGGCCCGATGGCGCACCTCTTCCACGGAGTCCAAGAGCAAAGCTACATTCCTCACGCTATGGCTTACGCTGCCTGTATTGAGCCCTACACTGACTGTCTGCTAGAAGACTACGGCGTTTGCACTCGGTTCAGCCTCATGGTTCTCATGCTGAGCTTGCTGTCCTCGCTCACATTCCTGATATAA